The following are encoded together in the Vigna unguiculata cultivar IT97K-499-35 chromosome 2, ASM411807v1, whole genome shotgun sequence genome:
- the LOC114173384 gene encoding late embryogenesis abundant protein At5g17165-like isoform X1, whose protein sequence is MHPQLPHKPSSSYYCTHPFSFSFVFSLCSSHCMAANSSSRGITALGKRVANRIWTSKSPSPPPSSSRKAGGGAAYSSSSLYDKNPDDQIQSGPVPDDVIHATQSGKYWAPHPQTGVFGPPGDHLATPPTSTTGGGERPFHSDVLEEKAWFRPTSLEDLEKPHTLP, encoded by the exons ATGCATCCTCAACTACCACACAAACCAAGCTCAAGCTACTACTGCACACaccctttctctttctctttcgtTTTTTCTCTCTGTTCTTCTCATTGTATGGCCGCCAATTCGAGTAGCCGAGGGATCACCGCCTTGGGGAAGCGCGTCGCCAACAGGATCTGGACCTCAAAATCCCCTTCACCTCCTCCATCTTCCag CAGGAAAGCAGGTGGAGGAGCAGCATACAGCAGCAGCTCACTATACGACAAAAACCCTGATGATCAGATCCAGTCTGGACCTGTTCCAGACGATGTGATCCACGCCACTCAATCCGGCAAGTACTGGGCCCCACACCCACAAACTGGGGTATTTGGGCCTCCCGGCGACCACCTTGCTACTCCTCCGACCTCCACCACCGGCGGCGGAGAACGCCCCTTCCACTCTGATGTGCTGGAGGAGAAGGCCTGGTTCCGCCCCACCAGTCTGGAGGACTTGGAGAAGCCTCACACTCTTCCTTGA
- the LOC114170100 gene encoding uncharacterized protein LOC114170100 — MQIGMMVMMTQTLKTIVSSYHDFDKNSQLCPLPISPPRSRQWRQSRIGTLAIAIAALLISTTAWLSLVFFDATTCCFHSLKDRESRPHFFNWKKYVSHCHTKVTPPPSLQFGTMKDHLHNGSSVAEQEGLSLKHIVFGIAGSSQLWKRRKEYVKLWWRPNDMRGHVWLDEQVLEEPGDDLLPPIMISEDISYFRYTNPTGHPSGLRISRIVKESFRLGLSDVRWFVLCDDDTIFNVNNLVDVLSKYNSSEMIYIGSPSESHSANSYFSHSMAFGGGGIAISQPLAKALSEMLDECIDRYPKLYGSDDRLHACISELGIPLAWERGFHQWDIRGNAHGLLSSHPIAPFVSIHHVEAVNPFYPGLSSLDSLKLFTKAMKTNPKSFLQRSICYDHTQHLTFSVSLGYVVQVLPNIVSPRELERSERTYSAWNGNSDAKEFDFDAREPYKSLCKGSTLFFLKDTRREGNASWGSYVRGRDKDDFKKRILCFPHVPPMRNVGEIQVAVQPLSKNWHLVPRRLCCRQSQAGKEILQISVGECGKGAFTSVY; from the exons ATGCAAATTGGAATGATGGTGATGATGACTCAAACTTTGAAGACCATTGTATCATCCTATCATGACTTTGACAAGAATTCCCAACTATGTCCATTGCCTATCAGTCCACCCAGAAGCCGTCAGTGGCGCCAAAGCCGCATTGGAACCTTGGCCATAGCCATTGCAGCGCTTCTCATATCTACTACTGCTTGGCTTTCCCTTGTGTTCTTTGATGCAACTACATGTTGCTTTCACAGTTTAAAGGATCGAGAAAGTAGACCCCACTTTTTCAACTGGAAGAAGTATGTTTCTCATTGTCATACGAAAGTCACGCCCCCTCCTTCTCTCCAATTTGGAACCATGAAAGATCATCTTCATAATGGTAGCAGTGTTGCTGAACAGGAAGGCTTGTCActtaaacatattgtttttgGCATAGCAGGATCATCTCAACTTTGGAAACGAAGGAAGGAATATGTCAAACTGTGGTGGCGTCCTAATGACATGCGTGGCCATGTGTGGTTAGATGAACAAGTGCTTGAAGAACCTGGAGATGATTTATTGCCTCCTATCATGATTTCTGAAGACATCTCATATTTTCGCTATACTAATCCCACTGGTCACCCTTCTGGCCTCCGGATTTCTCGCATCGTCAAAGAGAGCTTTCGCCTCGGCCTCTCTGATGTGCGTTGGTTTGTCCTCTGTGATGATGATACCATCTTCAATGTGAATAACTTAGTTGATGTTCTCAGCAAGTACAATTCTTCTGAAATGATTTATATAGGTAGCCCCTCGGAGAGTCATTCAGCAAATTCCTATTTCAGTCACTCGATGGCCTTTGGGGGTGGTGGGATTGCAATAAGTCAGCCACTTGCAAAGGCTCTCTCTGAGATGCTTGACGAATGCATTGACAGGTATCCAAAGCTTTATGGTAGTGATGATCGACTGCATGCCTGTATCTCTGAACTTGGCATCCCACTGGCATGGGAGCGTGGTTTTCACCAG TGGGATATAAGAGGTAACGCTCATGGTCTTCTATCCTCTCACCCAATAGCACCATTTGTGTCAATTCATCATGTTGAAGCTGTAAATCCCTTTTATCCGGGCCTGAGCTCTTTGGACAGCCTGAAACTTTTTACAAAAGCCATGAAAACCAATCCCAAAAGCTTTTTGCAGCGTTCTATATGTTACGATCATACACAACATCTAACATTTTCGGTGTCACTTGGCTATGTTGTTCAAGTCCTGCCTAACATTGTTTCTCCCCGTGAACTGGAGCGCTCGGAGAGAACTTACTCTGCTTGGAATGGTAATAGTGACGCGAAGGAATTTGATTTTGATGCTAGGGAACCGTATAAATCTCTTTGTAAAGGTTCCACTTTATTCTTCTTGAAAGATACTAGAAGAGAGGGTAATGCTTCTTGGGGTTCATATGTTCGGGGTAGAGATAAAGACGATTTCAAAAAGAGAATTTTATGCTTTCCTCACGTACCTCCTATGCGCAATGTGGGAGAGATCCAGGTAGCTGTGCAACCTTTGAGCAAGAATTGGCATCTG GTTCCACGACGTCTCTGTTGCCGGCAAAGTCAAGCTGGCAAAGAAATACTCCAAATCTCAGTTGGAGAGTGTGGGAAGGGAGCTTTTACTTCTGTCTACTGA
- the LOC114172971 gene encoding uncharacterized protein LOC114172971: protein MSAVVAGSSTSFSATFTTRRSSSSKNSHLTHPKTLAPPQCQKTSLQGLTLHEAKRGVSESFLGEKKNGSSITRRRLEIAAKTAGASKTIEVEVDKPLGLTLGQKSGGGVVITAVDGGGNAAKAGLKSGDQVLYTSSFFGDELWPADKLGFTKTAIQAKPDSVYFVVSRGGGDVDVKKLSKRPAPPRFGRKLNDAQKARATHICLDCGYIYFLQKPFDEQADTYVCPQCQAPKKRFAKYDANTGRAIGGGLPPIGVIVGLVAGVGAVGALLLYGLQ from the exons ATGTCTGCGGTGGTTGCCGGTTCCTCCACTTCATTCTCAGCCACCTTCACCACCAGGAGGAGCTCCTCCTCAAAAAACTCTCACCTCACACACCCCAAGACACTCGCTCCTCCTCAATGCCAG AAAACATCTTTACAAGGTCTCACACTTCATGAAGCCAAAAGGGGTGTTTCAGAATCCTTCCTTGGTGAGAAAAAGAACGGTTCCTCCATCACTAGGAGGAGACTTGAGATCGCAGCAAAAACTGCTGGGGCTTCAAAGACAATTGAGGTGGAGGTTGACAAGCCTCTAGGCCTCACCTTAGGCCAAAAGTCTGGTGGGGGTGTTGTCATCACT gCTGTTGATGGTGGTGGGAATGCAGCAAAAGCAGGGCTAAAGTCAGGGGACCAAGTTCTTTACACTAGCAGTTTCTTTGGAGATGAATTGTGGCCTGCAGATAAGCTTGGATTCACCAAAACCGCAATCCAAGCAAAGCCTGATTCTGTCTACTTTGTTGTCAGCAG AGGTGGTGGCGATGTAGATGTTAAAAAGCTCTCAAAGCGACCTGCTCCTCCTCGCTTTGGAAGAAAACTGAATGATGCTCAAAAG GCAAGAGCTACACACATTTGCCTTGATTGTGGATACATATACTTTTTACAGAAACCTTTTGATGAGCAG GCGGACACATATGTATGTCCTCAGTGTCAGGCACCAAAGAAGAGGTTTGCTAAATATGATGCTAATACTGGAAGAGCTATTGGTGGAGGCTTGCCTCCTATTGGAGTTATTGTTGGACTTGTGGCTGGTGTAGGTGCTGTGGGAGCTTTGCTTCTTTATGGTCTTCAGTAA
- the LOC114174122 gene encoding aspartic proteinase CDR1-like: MANILCFFVLYTFLCQTLTGAYNSGFSVQLIRHNSPNQKSVIHMHKHGSFYQVPKKSYTPNGPFTRVTSNNGDYLMKLTLGTPPVDVYGLVDTGSDLVWAQCTPCRGCYKQKSPMFEPLRSKTYTPVPCNSEECNSLFGHSCSPKKLCAYSYGYADSSVTKGVLARETITFSSTDEEPVVVGDIVFGCGHSNSGIFNENDMGIIGLGGGPLSLVSQIGSIYGSRRFSQCLVPFHADPLTSGTISFGDASDVSGEGVVTTPLVSEEGESSYLVTLEGISVGDTFMPFNSSEMLAKGNIMIDSGTPATYLPQELYDSLVGELKVQSDMLPIDDDPDLDTQLCYRSETNLKGPTLIAHFQGADVPLMPIQTFIPPKDGVFCFAMAATTDGEYIFGNFAQSNILIGFDLDKKLVSFKPTDCANQ, from the coding sequence ATGGCCAACATTCTATGCTTTTTTGTACTGTATACATTCTTATGTCAAACATTAACAGGAGCTTACAACTCTGGGTTCAGTGTTCAACTAATCCGCCACAACTCACCAAATCAGAAGAGTGTGATTCATATGCATAAACATGGCTCATTTTACCAAGTTCCGAAGAAATCATATACCCCAAATGGTCCCTTCACTAGAGTCACATCCAACAATGGTGACTATCTCATGAAGCTCACATTGGGAACACCACCAGTGGATGTATATGGTTTGGTTGACACAGGCAGCGACCTCGTGTGGGCACAATGTACACCTTGCCGAGGATGTTATAAGCAAAAAAGTCCAATGTTTGAACCTCTAAGGTCCAAAACATACACCCCTGTTCCATGCAATTCAGAAGAGTGTAATTCACTCTTTGGTCATTCGTGCTCTCCTAAAAAACTGTGTGCATATAGCTATGGTTATGCTGATTCTTCAGTAACAAAAGGGGTTCTTGCAAGGGAAACCATCACATTCAGTTCCACCGATGAAGAACCGGTTGTTGTTGGAGACATTGTATTTGGGTGTGGACACAGTAACTCTGGAATTTTCAATGAAAACGACATGGGGATCATTGGTCTAGGTGGGGGGCCTTTGTCACTCGTGTCACAGATTGGTAGCATTTATGGGAGTAGAAGGTTTTCTCAGTGTCTGGTTCCTTTTCATGCAGATCCTCTGACTTCTGGTACCATTAGTTTTGGTGATGCCAGTGATGTTTCTGGTGAAGGAGTAGTGACAACTCCTTTGGTATCTGAGGAAGGTGAGTCCTCTTATCTGGTCACACTTGAAGGCATAAGTGTTGGAGACACATTTATGCCCTTTAATTCCTCAGAAATGCTTGCCAAGGGAAATATAATGATTGATTCAGGTACACCAGCAACATATTTACCACAAGAACTTTATGACAGTCTAGTGGGGGAATTGAAGGTGCAGAGTGACATGTTACCCATTGATGATGACCCAGACTTGGACACACAACTTTGCTATAGAAGTGAGACAAACTTAAAAGGGCCAACCTTGATCGCTCATTTTCAAGGGGCAGATGTGCCATTGATGCCAATACAAACCTTCATCCCACCAAAAGATGGAGTATTTTGCTTTGCAATGGCTGCCACTACCGACGGAGAATATATATTTGGCAACTTTGCTCAATCAAACATTTTGATTGGATTTGATTTAGATAAGAAGTTAGTCTCTTTTAAACCAACTGATTGCGCTAATCAGTAG
- the LOC114171074 gene encoding uncharacterized protein LOC114171074, whose amino-acid sequence MISSTILHSYPSFKFHPFLKHPSHAIPLKPYPPISNFRNTNHTCKALFTDDAPFAAAIGACMFTSLLLPVAASPEDDEDADSAATTTDARLAVMGILSFIPYFNWLSWVFAWLDTGKRRYAVYALVYMIPYLRSNLSLSPEESWLPIASILFCIVHIQLEASIRNGDIQGFQLFRNVADQLSSNNRKKSHVNQHQEMTEEGSKKEKKNLPHTQERSRDIGGWEDSQIPLQPRQHLNEDLDDDDKERSKH is encoded by the exons ATGATTTCTTCCACCATTCTTCACTCATACCCCTCTTTCAAATTTCACCCTTTTCTCAAACACCCTTCTCACGCAATTCCCCTCAAACCCTACCCACCCATTTCCAATTTCAGGAACACCAACCACACCTGCAAGGCGCTCTTCACCGACGATGCCCCCTTCGCCGCCGCAATCGGCGCCTGCATGTTCACCTCTCTGCTTCTTCCCGTCGCTGCTTCCCCGGAAGATGACGAAGACGCCGACTCCGCCGCCACCACAACCGACGCAAGGCTCGCCGTCATGGGGATTCTAAGTTTCATCCCTTATTTCAATTGGCTC AGTTGGGTTTTCGCGTGGCTCGATACTGGCAAACGACGTTATGCTGTCTACGCACTTGTTTATATGATTCCTTATCTCAG GTCAAACCTATCACTGTCGCCTGAAGAAAGTTGGTTGCCTATTGCTAGCATTTTATTCTGCATCGTTCACATTCAG CTGGAAGCAAGCATTAGAAATGGAGATATTCAGGGGTTTCAGCTATTCAGGAATGTCGCAGATCAGCTATCATCAAATAATAGGAAAAAAAGTCATGTGAATCAGCATCAAGAAATGACTGAGGAG GGAAGcaagaaggaaaagaagaacCTGCCACATACCCAAGAACGATCAAGAGATATTGGAGGTTGGGAAGATTCACAGATACCTTTGCAACCCCGTCAGCACTTGAATGAAGACTTGGACGATGATGACAAAGAAAGAAGCAAGCACTGA
- the LOC114173384 gene encoding late embryogenesis abundant protein At5g17165-like isoform X2, translating to MHPQLPHKPSSSYYCTHPFSFSFVFSLCSSHCMAANSSSRGITALGKRVANRIWTSKSPSPPPSSRKAGGGAAYSSSSLYDKNPDDQIQSGPVPDDVIHATQSGKYWAPHPQTGVFGPPGDHLATPPTSTTGGGERPFHSDVLEEKAWFRPTSLEDLEKPHTLP from the exons ATGCATCCTCAACTACCACACAAACCAAGCTCAAGCTACTACTGCACACaccctttctctttctctttcgtTTTTTCTCTCTGTTCTTCTCATTGTATGGCCGCCAATTCGAGTAGCCGAGGGATCACCGCCTTGGGGAAGCGCGTCGCCAACAGGATCTGGACCTCAAAATCCCCTTCACCTCCTCCATCTTCCag GAAAGCAGGTGGAGGAGCAGCATACAGCAGCAGCTCACTATACGACAAAAACCCTGATGATCAGATCCAGTCTGGACCTGTTCCAGACGATGTGATCCACGCCACTCAATCCGGCAAGTACTGGGCCCCACACCCACAAACTGGGGTATTTGGGCCTCCCGGCGACCACCTTGCTACTCCTCCGACCTCCACCACCGGCGGCGGAGAACGCCCCTTCCACTCTGATGTGCTGGAGGAGAAGGCCTGGTTCCGCCCCACCAGTCTGGAGGACTTGGAGAAGCCTCACACTCTTCCTTGA
- the LOC114173188 gene encoding aspartic proteinase CDR1-like, whose translation MASFYSIIVVINIFHIFLLLYVSSIQGNTDVGFSINLIRKTFPQRSRGLSAMSETPQSPVGANLGHYLMELSIGTPPFKIYGIADTGSDLTWTQCVPCNNCYNQLNPMFDPTKSSSYTTISCDSNLCHLLETGVCSPQKQCNYTYAYASASITQGVLAQETVTLSSTAGTSVLLKGVVFGCGHDNKGGFNDHEMGIIGLGGGPASFVSQMGHSFGGKRFSQCLVPFHTDVSVYSRMSFGKGSEVSGEGVVSTPLVAKDDKTPYFVTLLGISVGNTYLHYNGSSDNVVEKGNMFLDSGTPPTILPTQLYDRVVAEVKNQVAMEPTVDDPDLGSQLCYGTKHNLRGPMLIFHFEGANVTLEPIQTLISAKDGVFCLGFTNTSSDVGIYGNFAQSNYLIGFDLEAQVVSFKPLDCTKNA comes from the coding sequence ATGGCTTCATTTTATTCAATCATTGTAGTTATTAACATCTtccatatttttcttcttttatacgTCTCATCCATCCAAGGCAACACCGATGTGGGATTCAGCATTAACCTTATTCGAAAAACCTTCCCTCAACGTTCAAGAGGTTTATCAGCCATGTCAGAAACTCCACAATCCCCAGTGGGTGCTAACCTTGGCCACTATCTCATGGAGCTCTCCATCGGAACTCCACCATTCAAAATCTATGGTATTGCAGACACGGGCAGTGATCTCACATGGACACAATGTGTGCCATGCAACAACTGCTACAACCAACTTAACCCCATGTTTGATCCTACAAAATCCTCCTCGTACACAACCATATCATGCGACTCAAACCTGTGTCATCTACTTGAAACCGGCGTGTGTTCTCCTCAGAAGCAATGCAACTACACCTACGCCTACGCATCTGCCTCCATAACACAAGGAGTTTTGGCACAGGAAACAGTGACACTGTCCTCAACCGCAGGGACAAGTGTTCTCCTTAAAGGTGTCGTGTTTGGTTGTGGACACGACAACAAAGGTGGTTTCAACGACCATGAGATGGGTATCATAGGCCTAGGAGGAGGACCAGCGTCGTTCGTTTCTCAAATGGGTCACTCCTTTGGAGGCAAAAGGTTTTCACAGTGCTTGGTCCCTTTCCACACTGATGTGAGCGTTTATAGCAGAATGAGTTTTGGCAAAGGGAGTGAGGTATCAGGGGAAGGAGTGGTTTCAACGCCTTTGGTTGCAAAAGATGACAAAACACCTTATTTCGTGACCTTACTAGGTATCAGTGTGGGAAACACGTATTTGCACTATAATGGTTCTTCGGACAATGTTGTCGAGAAAGGTAACATGTTCCTTGATTCGGGAACACCTCCAACGATCTTACCGACACAGTTGTATGATCGAGTGGTGGCTGAGGTGAAGAACCAGGTTGCGATGGAACCTACTGTGGATGACCCTGATCTGGGTTCCCAACTCTGCTATGGAACAAAGCACAATCTTCGTGGTCCTAtgctaatttttcattttgaaggTGCAAATGTAACATTGGAACCGATTCAAACGTTGATTTCAGCAAAAGATGGTGTTTTCTGCTTGGGGTTCACCAACACCAGTAGTGATGTGGGGATTTATGGTAACTTTGCTCAGTCAAATTACTTGATTGGGTTTGATCTAGAAGCACAAGTGGTCTCTTTCAAGCCACTAGATTGTACCAAAAACGCGTAG
- the LOC114173291 gene encoding aspartic proteinase CDR1-like, which produces MASYYLTICVLFLLPLHFSLIHGNTEEGFTINLIRKTSLQPSFPQGFSAMSTIPQSPVSAYLGEYLMELSIGTPPFKIYAIADTGSDLMWTQCVPCNDCYKQINPMFDPTKSSSYTNVPCSSNLCHLLDTGVCSPQKECNYTYAYGDGSMTQGVLAQETVTFTSTTGASVPLKGIVFGCGHNDSKNGFNDHEMGLIGLGGGPASLISQMGSSFGGKMFSQCLVPFHTDERVSSKMSFGRGSKVSGSGVVSTPLVTKEDKTPYFVTLLGISVGNKYLPYSGGSSQNVAKGNVFLDSGTPPTILPTEFYDRVVAEVKNQVPMKPVVDDPSLGTQLCYRTKNNLGGPVLTAHFEGADVKLEPIQTFIPPKDGVFCLGFTNTSSDVGIYGNFVQSNYLIGFDLEAKMVSFKARDCTKNT; this is translated from the coding sequence ATGGCTTCTTATTATCTCACCATTTGTGTGCTGTTTCTTCTTCCTCTACATTTCTCACTCATCCATGGCAACACAGAAGAAGGTTTCACCATTAACCTAATTCGAAAAACCTCTCTCCAACCCTCATTCCCTCAAGGTTTCTCAGCCATGTCAACGATTCCACAATCCCCAGTGAGTGCTTACCTCGGCGAATATCTCATGGAACTCTCCATCGGAACTCCACCGTTCAAAATCTACGCCATTGCAGACACGGGCAGCGACCTCATGTGGACCCAGTGTGTCCCATGCAACGACTGCTACAAACAAATCAACCCCATGTTCGATCCCACAAAATCCTCCTCGTACACAAACGTACCATGCAGCTCAAACCTGTGCCATCTTCTCGACACGGGTGTGTGTTCTCCCCAGAAGGAATGCAACTACACCTACGCCTACGGAGACGGGTCCATGACGCAAGGAGTGTTGGCGCAAGAAACAGTGACATTCACCTCAACCACAGGGGCAAGCGTCCCCCTTAAAGGCATCGTCTTTGGCTGCGGACACAACGACTCAAAAAACGGTTTCAACGACCACGAGATGGGTCTCATAGGCCTAGGAGGAGGACCGGCATCATTGATTTCTCAGATGGGTTCATCGTTTGGTGGCAAAATGTTTTCGCAGTGTTTGGTCCCTTTCCACACCGACGAGAGAGTTTCCAGCAAAATGAGTTTTGGCAGAGGGAGCAAGGTATCTGGGAGTGGAGTGGTTTCGACACCGTTGGTTACAAAGGAAGACAAAACACCGTATTTTGTGACGCTACTAGGTATCAGTGTCGGAAACAAGTATTTGCCCTATAGTGGTGGTTCTTCACAGAACGTTGCGAAGGGTAACGTGTTTCTTGATTCAGGAACACCTCCAACGATCTTGCCGACAGAGTTTTACGATCGAGTGGTGGCGGAAGTGAAGAACCAGGTTCCGATGAAACCTGTGGTGGATGATCCTTCTTTGGGAACCCAACTTTGCTATCGAACGAAGAACAATCTTGGTGGTCCTGTTTTAACTGCACATTTTGAAGGTGCAGATGTGAAACTGGAACCGATTCAGACCTTTATTCCACCAAAAGATGGTGTTTTCTGCTTGGGGTTCACCAACACCAGCAGCGATGTGGGGATTTATGGGAACTTTGTTCAGTCAAATTATTTGATTGGGTTCGATCTTGAAGCAAAAATGGTCTCTTTCAAGGCAAGAGATTGTACCAAAAACACATAG